The proteins below come from a single Fusarium verticillioides 7600 chromosome 3, whole genome shotgun sequence genomic window:
- a CDS encoding tRNA-dihydrouridine synthase 1 codes for MSTMTTTEENPTSAGERPTKLQGRAFYESIGSPKFIVAPMVDQSEFAWRMLTRSFISPSEQKSLLAYTPMLHARLFSQDEKYRKAHFQSLKPDGETPWLDGNPSIDRPLFVQFCANDPEALLSAAKQVAPYCDAVDLNLGCPQGIARKGKYGAFLQEDQDLIFRLINILHKELPVPVTAKIRILDTKEETLAYAQNVLKAGASILTVHGRRREQKGHLTGLAEWKMIRFLRDSLPKETVIFANGNILQEGDIEKCLEATGADGVMSAEGNLSDPAIFSKPPPVGEEGREYWRGKDGKGGYRVDAVFRRYMDILHEHVFGEKHIERRPLFMPGDDTEWMNESETIEDEPPSKKRRKDLGKKGEQGPNMSAMQPHLFHLLRHFVSKHTDVRDMLAKSRAGDMEAYERVLSAVERKVAEGLIEYERTNGESVAETPLAEGEEDPPETESSIGTQRRCRRPWWVVQPIIRPLPNEAFKKGALTMSKKDKVKAQEQKQEEKVKKEDIKARDEALAG; via the exons ATGTCTACAATGACGACCACAGAGGAGAACCCCACCAGCGCGGGGGAGCGCCCTACCAAGCTGCAAGGACGAGCTTTCTACGAGTCTATTGGAAGCCCCAAGTTCATTGTTGCGCCGATGGTAGATCAGTCTGAATTT GCCTGGCGCATGTTGACTCGAAGTTTCATCTCACCCTCTGAGCAAAAGAGTCTTCTTGCCTATACACCCATGCTCCACGCTCGACTCTTTTCGCAGGACGAGAAGTATCGCAAGGCACACTTCCAATCACTCAAACCTGACGGCGAAACTCCCTGGCTTGACGGAAACCCTTCTATCGACCGACCGCTATTCGTCCAGTTCTGCGCCAACGACCCCGAAGCGCTCCTTTCTGCCGCCAAGCAAGTCGCCCCTTActgtgatgctgttgacctGAACCTCGGATGTCCTCAAGGTATCGCGCGAAAGGGAAAGTATGGTGCTTTCCTCCAGGAAGACCAGGACCTTATCTTCCGCTTGATCAATATCTTGCACAAGGAGCTGCCTGTGCCCGTGACAGCCAAGATTCGGATTCTGGACACGAAGGAGGAGACACTGGCATACGCGCAGAatgttctcaaggctggcgcATCCATCCTCACTGTCCACGGTCGACGAAGGGAGCAGAAGGGACATTTAACAGGCCTGGCTGAGTGGAAGATGATTCGATTTTTGAGAGATAGCCTGCCCAAGGAGACAGTCATCTTCGCGAATGGAAACATCCTTCAGGAGGGAGATATCGAGAAGTGCCTCGAAGCTACAGGAGCTGATGGTGTGATGAGTGCTGAGGGAAACCTCAGTGATCCAGctatcttctcaaagccacCACCCGTCGGAGAGGAGGGACGAGAGTACTGGAGAGGAAAGGATGGAAAAGGGGGATACAGAGTTGATGCTGTGTTCAGACGATATATGGACATCCTCCATGAACACGTTTTTGGAGAGAAGCACATCGAGCGCCGACCACTCTTCATGCCTGGTGACGATACTGAATGGATGAACGAGAGCGAGACAATTGAGGATGAGCCACCGTCTAAGAAGCGAAGAAAGGATTTAGGCAAGAAGGGAGAACAGGGCCCCAATATGTCAGCCATGCAGCctcatcttttccatctATTGCGACACTTTGTCTCCAAGCACACCGACGTGCGAGAtatgctggccaagagccGAGCAGGCGACATGGAAGCCTATGAGCGCGTTCTATCTGCGGTGGAACGCAAGGTTGCAGAAGGCCTCATCGAGTACGAGCGCACCAATGGTGAGAGCGTTGCGGAGACACCACTGgccgagggcgaggaggaccCCCCCGAGACTGAAAGCTCAATAGGCACACAAAGGCGGTGCCGAAGACCTTGGTGGGTGGTTCAACCGATTATTCGACCTCTACCCAACGAGGCGTTCAAGAAGGGAGCTTTGACTATgagcaagaaggacaaagtCAAGGCGCAGGAACAGAAacaggaggagaaggttAAAAAggaagatatcaaggctcgAGATGAGGCTTTGGCGGGATAA
- a CDS encoding dolichyl-phosphate mannosyltransferase polypeptide 2, regulatory subunit has product MLDKIVGLAMLVAASVVFTYYTIWTLLMPFVDDDHPLQNFFPPRVWAIRIPVIIILLGSAVVGSFLGMVMIRSNQKKAAKAKAAAKKAN; this is encoded by the exons ATG TTGGACAAAATCGTCGGTCTCGCCATGCTCGTGGCCGCTTCCGTCGTCTTCACCTACTACACCATCTGGACTCTGCTCATG CCCTTTGTCGACGACGATCACCCTCTTCAGAACTTCTTCCCCCCTCGCGTTTGGGCCATTCGCATCCCCGTCAttatcatcctcctcggttCCGCTGTTGTTGGCTCATTCCTCGGCATGGTTATGATTCGGAGcaaccagaagaaggctgcaaaggcaaaggctgCCGCGAAGAAGGCCAACTAG